The window GCCCTGCCGAAGTCCCTATCGGTCTTGGAAGATATTTTGACCGGACCTGGCCTGCATGGCATAATGAAGCTAGTTTACTTACGGGGGGCCTTATGCACAATGTCCGGGAAGCCCGCAGCCATCCTGGCCTATGAAGAACAGTTAGCCAAAAACGTGGCGCTCCAGATCAGGGCCGGCCAACCCCGGCCTCTCTGGCAGTATTTCGTACCCTTTAAGTTCTTGTTTGAGATTTTCGCCGCCAAACGGGAAATGAGTTGGTTTTCCAAAGACTTTCTGTTTGTCAGGAAACTGGCCCTGGACGCGGCCCGGGATATCGTCGAGGGGCAGGACCGACAGGAGAGCTTGGCCGAAGTAGGCGCGGCGATCAAGGATTGGCTCTCTTCCCACGCCCTCTATTCGGAAGAGCTCCACCAAAAACAAGCGGCCTTGGCCGATTTGCTCTGCACCCACTACTCCCGCCTGCTACTGGCGGAGGGCAAGGACCACACCTTCCTGGTCAGAAACGCTTATGGGTCCCGGGCGGAATACGAGTCTTTCCTGCGCCGACTCGCCGCCGCGGAAAGCGAAATCGACCGGGTGATTGTAGCCATGAGGGGTCAATCGGCCGGGCTGCAGGCGCAAATGTCGGCCAAGCAAAGAGCGGTTACTACCCTAAGGGCCAAAGACACCGGCGGTTTTTTCCCGCAGTAAGGTGGGTGGAAAAGTGGCATCCTTGGACGCAAAATACGATGCGATCCTGGCCCGAGAACAACAGTTCGCCCTGACCGTGGCCAGGAAAGTTGTGGACAAACCGGAGTTATCGGTCTGGATGTTTTTGATCCCGATCGTATTCATCTACTACATCCACCGCTACCAGAAGTTCCAGGCCGGTGTGAAACTATTCAGTAAGGAGTTCGTGTTTACGAAAAAGGCGGCGCTCGATGCGGCCTTCCAGATAACTAGGAACGGTGTATCCAAAGACGAAGCGCTGGCAACCTGTTGCCCCGACGAGGAAGCAGGCTCTGCTGCAGACGAAGCGCTGGCAACCTGTTGCTCCGATACCGCGCTGGTGAAGGAGATCCGCCGGAAGCAATTCAAGGAGGTCGCTTTCCTCGTTGATCATTATGTCAGGCTGCTCACGGCCGACGGCGACAGTTATCAGTCGCTGGTGAAGAAAGCCTATACCCGCGCCGGCTACCGCCAATTCCTCAAGCAGCTCCAGCAGGTGGAAAAGGAAGTAAACCAGGCCGCAAAGCACGCCTTTAAAGAAACCGAGGGTTTCTTGGAATTCATGTCGAAGATGGAGGTAGCTACCGAGCTTCTGAGACAGGAAGAAACAAAGAAGCTCTTTAACGGGTCAAACCTTTAATTTAAGGAGGAACATCGCTCGCTCAATCGAGAATTGGCACTTTGACAAATCTTTAAATAGGCGGGTTTTTAGTTTCTATGTGCCTGATCCGGTTCAGCAGATAGGCAACATAAAACCCGGCGATCAAGGCCATCAGGCCGGCCGCAAGGTTCAGTCCGGCAAGATTCAAAACGGCCGCTATTTCCAACCCGAGCTGATAAAGAGAGGCCAGCACCAGCCCCAGAATAAAGTAAAAGGTCGGCGTCGGATAGTTTTTCAACAGCAGATTGATGATTCGGGCGAAAATAATGATCCCCGGAAGGGCACCGGCAGCGAAAAAGGCCAGAGGCACCAGGACCATTTCATTTACAAAATACAAGATGTTTTGGTATTCTCCTAAACTGATCAGCAGGGCGGATCCGGAAAATCCCGGTGCAACCATTGAACCGGCAGCTAAAAAACCGCAAAAGAGCAGCCAGAGACCGTATGGCCAGTTGATGCCCGCTACCGTGAAAGCCGCCGGCGCTCCGGAACCGGTTTCCGGGAATTGGGTGATTTCCGCCCGGTCGCCGATCAGGGCGAAAAGGATCAGCAAAAACAAGCCAGCAAGCAGGGTGGCCAGGCGTTTGGCGGTTAATTTCATGTCGGGGTGGATTTTCAGGAAAAAAGGAAGAAAGCCGATGATCAGCCCGGCAAAGAACAAATAAGTTGGTTGGGCCAGTAAAGGTGTAGCCAGGAGGACGTGAAACATTCTGGCAAAAGTCAGAATTCCGAGCGCTGCGCCCACTAAAACAAGTAATAGAAAAACAAGATCTTTTCTTCTCCTGGTACTGTTGAAGACCAGGCCGCCGAGGGCGGCGACCAGCCTTTCGTAGATTCCCAGAACAAAGGCCAACGTCCCCCCGGAGACGCCGGGAACCAGGGCGGCGATGCCGATGAGCATTCCTTTGAAGACGATGAGTAACATCCGCGCTTACACGGTCAATTCATATTCCTTCATTACTTCCTCCTCATATGCAGCCCCACCCGCCAACTGAGCGGGCACAAAGTCCACCGGCACTCGGGTTCTTTATAATCACCGGCTTGCCACTTTTTGTCTCCGGATCTATGAGTGTGCCGTTTAATACCTCTCTCATCCGAATCCCCCGCTTACTCAAGTATGTAGTATTTAATTTTATTTTTTTTGAAACACGCGCTTAAACCAGTTATTCCGGACATCCAATTCTCGGGGTGTGCCGGATTCCACCGGCTGCCCCTCCAGGATGCGCCGGGGGTTTTCGTGCAGCAGAAGGCTCATTACCTCATTGCCCACGAATATGGTGAGCCTGTCTTGTATCTCCCTCAAGGCCGCCAGGCGCGCGCCGGGGCCGTGCAGGTCCGAGGCCACGAAATGCACCCAGTGTTGCCGGACAAACAGCTCGGCGGCCGCTCGCACGTCCCGCCCGAACAGGCCGACCAAGCTGGCCGCCGTAATCTGCACCAGGACGCCCTGCTCCACCAGTTGGTACAACCTTTCCGGGCGCGCCGCCAGTTCCCGGTTGCGCTCCGGGTGCGCCAGCACGGGCGTCACCCCGCGCACCAACAACTCAAAAAGCACCCGGTCCGCATACGCAGGAACCCCTACCATGGGCAGTTCCACGAGCACGTGTTTCCCGCGGTCATTCAGGGTCAGCAGTTCCCCCCGGTCCAGCTTTTCCGGAAGCTCTGGCTCTAGGTAGTATTCCGCGCCGGGGAAAACGCGCACCGCCAGTCCCGCCGCATCCAGTACCGCCTGCAGCCGGGCGACCCGCTCCAGAATAAGCCTGCGGCCGTTGCTAAACACCCCCGGGATGACGTGCGGCGTGGCCACAATCGCGCCGATCCCGATGGCCAGAGCCTGTCGTGCCGCGGCGACGGCCTCGGCCTCATTCACGGCGCCGTCGTCCACCCCGGGCAGAATATGGGCGTGCAGATCGATCATGGCTGAACCCCCTGTTTTTTTTCATTATACCGTACCGCGCTCTCAAACGGCTGTGACGGCGGTACTTTTTGGGCATTTTCGTGTATAATGTTTTCATTACTGGTTTCTGGGAGGGGTCACGTGTGGAGTTGGTGGACGCGCTCCGGACCCGCCGGAGCATCAGGAAGTACAGGGAAGACCAGATTCCGGACCAGACGCTCCGGGAACTCCTGGAGCTGGCCACCTGGGCGCCGAGCGGAATGAACAGCCAGCCCTGGGTGTTCGCCGTGGTGCAGGACCGGGAATACATGCGCCGGCTTTCCGACGAGGCCAAGGCCCTCATGCTCGCGAGGCTCAAGGACTTTCCCAAGCTGGAACGTTACCGCCGGATTATGACCAACCCGGACTTCAACATCTTTTACAACGCGCCGACCCTGGTTCTGATCTACGGCGACACCGGCGTGCTGACCTACAAGTACGACTGCAGCATGGCCGCCTTGAATCTTATGCTCGCCGCCTGGGACCGGGGCATAGGCAGTTGCTGGATCGGCTTCGCCACCGCGACCTGCGACTCGCCCGCCGTCAAGGATAAGCTCGCCGTGCCGGCGGACCACCAGGCGGTGGCCCCGGTCATTCTGGGCTACCCGCAAACCGTCCCGTCCTGGGGCAAAAGAAACGCACCCCGCATCGTCAGCTGGCTGAAGCCGAAAACCCTCGGGAGCGACCATCCGTGATTGCCAGGGAGTCCCCTTTTCGCGGCGGCTTCGCCCTGCAGGCTCTGGGCCTTTTGCTCATGCTCATTTCCCAGGGCCCGCTCTGGTGCGCCTCCGGCTACACACTGATCAACACCGGCGTGTTCCTCACCGGCTGGCTCCTGCCGCCCGGGCTCCGCACGCTCCGCCTCCCCGTCCTCGCTCTGACCGTCCTCGGCGGCGCCCTCCAGCTGACCGCCGTGACCTGGGTGCTCCTTACCGGAGAGATCACCAACATCAAGTACCTGATCCCCGCCGGCTTGACCCTGGTGTTCACGGGAGCCTGCACCATCGCCGCCGGCCTCGCCCGTCACCACCGCCTGCCGGAAGCCCGGTGGCTCCCGCCGGTACTGGCGCTCCTGATCATCTCCATCCTGGTTCTCTACACCACCGGCGCTGGCGCGCCCGCCCGCGTCCTGCTCGCCGCGGCCCTCGCCGTCCAGCTCTCCCTCACCGTGCGGGTCTACCGGACCCCATACGCGGTCCCACCACCCGATTCCTAATGGGGTCAGTCCTGACCCCGCCGAATAGCGGCGATTCTTGCCCACTGGGCGGCCGGCGCACTTGCCGGCCTGGCCTCCTGTGCATTACAATACCGGTAACTCGGCACACTGCTGTCAATAACCAGGAGGGACGAATCCGTGGACACTGTGGCAGAATAGTGGCAGAGCGTGACATCGGCAGAAAGACACCGGGATACGGGGGTGGCGGTTTTGCGAGGAGGGGGGACTTGCGCGGTCTGCGGCACAAAAGAGCGAAATGTGGCGCCGGCGCTGGCGGTGTGTGCGGACTGCATCCGCGACCGTCCAGCGCAGGCGGAGGCTCATATTCACCGGGCGCGAACCCGATCCCGGGTACAGCTTGGTCTGCCGGCACAACCGCCGCGCGACCCAACGGGTCCGGTGTGCCGGCTCTGTGTCAACGAGTGCCGCCCCGGGCCCGGTCAGCTGGGTTACTGCGGACTCCGCGTCAACCGGGACGGGAAGCTGGTCCACCTGGCCGGCACAGCCCGGGAGGGAGTGGTCAGTTGGTACTATGATCCGTTGCCCACCAACTGTGTGGCCGACTGGGTCTGCGCCGGCGGCACGGGAGCCGGGTATCCGAAATTCGCCCACCGGCGCGGCCCGGAGTACGGCTGGTACAACCTGGCCGTGTTCCTGGGGGCCTGCTCCTACGACTGCCTGTTCTGCCAGAACCGGAGTTTTCAGCAAATGGCTGTTCGCGCCGCCCCCCGCGCCGGCGCCCGCGACCTGGCGGCGGCCGTCCGCCCGGACACCGCCTGCATCTGTTACTTCGGCGGCGACCCCACCCCGCAACTGCCCTACACCATCGCCGTGTCGGAAATGGTGCGTGCCGCCCACCCGCAGCGCATTCTGCGCATTTGCTGGGAAACAAACGGCTCTATGCACCCCGGCCTCCTCGAGCGCATCGCGCGCACCGCCGTGGAAACGGGCGGTTGCGTGAAGTTCGACTTAAAAGCCTGGGACCGGCACCTGCACCTGGCTTTGACCGGGGTGAGCAACGAACGCACCCTGGCCAACTTCGAGCGCGCCGCCGCCCACATCCCCCGCCGACCGGACCCGCCGCCGCTGGTCGCTGGCACCCTGCTGGTGCCGGGATACGTGGACCGGCGGGAGGTGGCCGCCTTGGCGCGGTTTATCGCGCAACTGGATCCCAACCTGCCGTACACGCTGCTGGCCTTTCATCCCTGCCACCTAATGCGCGATCTGCCGACCACCGCGCGCTTGCAGGCGGAGGACTGCCGCCAAGCCGCCCTCGACGCCGGGCTGACCAGGGTCCGTCTCGGCAATGTACCCCTGCTCTCTTAAAGCCGGGCCGTTCCCAGATAGACAAGAATCTCGCGGATGAAAGGTATCCGGATAAATCTTTAGCCACAGTTCGCTCCAACCAGCGATTCGCTGCCAGCCTGATGTGCCGGGCCGGTGGCGAAGCCCTTCAGTCTTTATCCTCAACCTAAGCGCACCCACATACCACGATTAACGGGTTCACTGAGTATTTACGATATTCCTTTTTGCGGCAGAGAATTGTTCTTTGAAGTCTATTTCTAATTTTGAGATCAGTTCATCAGGTTTTTCGCTGTCCTTCGGAAAGGTGGCCGTCCCTATTACCATGATTAGGGTGTTTCGTTCTTCCTCGGGAATGAGTTCGCAATAGATCTTTTCCAGCTTCTTTTTGACGGCAAGGATACCTTCGCTGTCAGTAAAGGGGAGAATCAAGAAGTATTCGCTGGGGGAAAGGTTTATTATGCTGTCCGTCTCTCTCATTATGCCCCGCAGTTTTTCCGGATACTTACTCTTTAGGTCGATGATCCGATGGTAGCTGCTTTCCTTGTAGAGGGCGTGGAAGGTTTCGGTGGTAAAAATACCGGCCAGGAGCAGGCTCAGCGGATACTTCGCCCTCTGGGCCCGCTTGACTTCAACCTTGACCTGGTCGTAATACTCTATCACCGACGCTCGCTCCTTGAGTCTGTATTCCGACAAAAGGATAGCGTCTACCTTTTCCCTCAGTTTCTCCAGGTTTACCGGTTTGGCTATGATACCCTTAGCGCCTGTCTTGAGGGCAAGAGCGGCCGAACTGCTGTCAATTCGCGCGCTGACAAGAAGAAAGGGGATTTCTTTGCCGCCGGAAACCTCCCGGTATTGATGCAGGACTTCGAGCCCGTTGCCATCGGGAAGATAGAGGTCAATGATGATTAGCAAAAGGTTATCCACGCCAAAAGTACTGAGATAGCGGGACAGTTCCCGGGTCGAAGTGATCTCCTCAATTTCCAGGGAATACTTGCTGTTGATAAAATTCTTCAAGTAAGCCCTGAAAAGAGGCGAGTCATCGACCAGTAGGATTTTCCCATTTGTTGACATGATAGTCCCCACCTTATTCAAACCGACCCCCAGGACGGAATTTACGTCGCTTTTTCCAGCGCCTCTTCCAGGAAATCCATCAGCAGGGCCTGTTCGGATTGGTTAAGCTCGGCTAGGTTGTCTTGGAACCTGTCCAGGTGGCTGGCGATCTGGGAAAGCAGCGGGAACTGAGTGGCTGTTTTCAGCATGCTGCCCATGGCGGCGCCGGCAAACATAGCCAAGCTCGTTTCGGCCTTCGCCGCGCCCAGCACCACACTCTTGGCCAGCTCGAGCTTCTTCGCGCTCAGGGTTTGCAGTTGCGCGATAAAGAGGGCGATTATGTACGCACTGAAAATCAAAGGACGTTCCAGACCGGGCAGTTCCGCCATCAACTGTTGCACGAACTCCCTGGGATTGTTCTTTTTTTGCTCTGCACACAGGGACAACAACCGTTGTTTGACTTGTCGCCACTCCTTGTCCGGAGCTTTCTCTTCCAGGGCTTTTTCCGTCAACACCGCATCAGCCAGGCGGGTAGGCGCGAACAGCACCATCGCCCGCCCGGGGAACTTTTTTGCCTGGTTCACTTCATACTGCCTAGCCAAAAAGCCTTCCTTTTCCAACGTCTTCAGCATCTCATAAGCACTCCACTTGCTGACTCCCAACAGTTCGGCCATCCGCGTGTAGTGCACCGGCAGGTTAGTAGTTTCGTAAAGCTGTTTAACCTTCTGCAGGAAGTCTATTCGCCGCCGGGTAATGCGCATTAAAGTTCCTCCCATTTAACCGTAACGTTCCCAGCCGTGCATGGTTCGGAGCTTGAGTCGCATCTGGTCGCGCATCAAGGTTGGACCTGGCCGGTCTGTCCCTGGCAACAGTACGGTGTCCGCGGCCCATGTTACGTATTCGACACCAAAGCCAAAAAATCATACCTGATCGATGAAATGTTTTGAGAAAATCTTGTACAAACTGTCAATCAAGAGCTGTCATATTTTGGACGGGATGCCGCGTCAACGAGTGCCGCCCCGGGCCCGCTCAGCTTTGTTGCGTTCAGGATCCGGTCTTCACGGCTTGCCGAGACCGTACCTCCGCAACTGCCGCCGCCCAAGCCGCCGCCCGCCGGTCGAGATGTTCTCCCACTTTCTCTTTCAGCACGTCGCCGGCACCGTCGTGGGTGGGCTTGGCCCCGCTTTCCGTCATTATTTCTCGGAGGGCTGAAGGTACATCGATAATGGGACACGGCCGCAGGTGGTCCCCGCAGAAAGGCTGCCTTTTTTGGAAGGCGGTAAACAAAGGCGAGCGCAAGACCTCCTCCAGACTGTGATGGTAAATATCGTGAGTGGAAAAGTGAACAAAGGCGCACGGCTGCACCGCGCCGCTGGCGGTAACATGGAAGTACCGCCTCCCACCGGCGATACACCCCTGGGTCAGTTCTCCGTCGTTCCAGAAGTCGGCCAGCATGATGGGCTTGTTCCTGCGGACGGCGGGCACGCGCGTGGCCATGTAGGCTCGCTGCTCCGGTGTCAGCATCAGGTCCGGATTGGGGTTACGGCCGATGGGGATGTAGTGGAAGATCCAGCCGTACCGGGCTCCCTTCTCCACCAGGAAGTCCACAAAGCCGTCGGAGGTAATCTCTTCCACGTTTTCCCGGGTGGCGGTAAGGGAAACGCCGAATACTGCTCCCCGTTCCCGCAACCGGTCCATGGCGGCGACTACCTTTTTGAACACCCCCGGCCCCCGCCGGCGGTCGGTCCTTTCCTCCCAACCCTCCAGGCTGAATGCCGGGGATAGGTTGCCCACCTCCACAATCCGGTCTGCTACCCGATCATCGATCCTGGTGCCGTTGGTATACAACATGAAGGCCATGTCGCTGTGTTTGGCGGCCAAGTCGAACAGGCGCGGGTACAAGAAGGGCTCCCCGCCGGACATCACGATCCAGTAGATGCCCAGTTCCTTGGCCTCACTGCAGAGGCTGTCCAGCCGTTCATACTCCAGTTCGTCATGCATGGCGTAGGCGCCGGCCCAGCAGCCTTCGCACCGCAGGTTGCAGGCGCTGGTCGGGTCCACCAGGATAAGGTAAGGCACGTTGAACCCCTTTTTCTCCGACAGGCGGCGCTGCAAGGGGATGCCCAGCAGGGTAGAGTTGATAAACCAGTTATAAAGCAGCCGGTGCCGTACGTTGGGATGGGTATCTTTCAATAACCCTTCCGCCAGCCGGCGCATAGCCTGGTTGGAGGCGATGGCGTTTTCCACCACGGCCACGTTCCGCCGGTGTTCTTCCCGCCGGGCTAAAAGCTTGCCGAGGCCCAGCAACCGCTCCATGTGCGTAACCGGATCCTTGCTCAGGTAACTCAACAGTTCCTGCAGTGCCTTCTCGCTTACGTAACGCTTGGCAAATTCCAGGTTACACTCCCACTTTTTCATCTTTTTCATCACGGTGATCCCCCCATTAATAATTTGAGACTAGGCAGCCAGCATCTTTCCCGGTTCACGATTTGTCAGCTCTTTCTCACCCGATTCAATGGCCGGCTCCTCCGGCAAGGTCCTCTGTTTTCAGTAAGGCTTTGATCTGATCGGCCGCCTGCCTTCCCACTGCTTCCCCTGCCTGGATGCACTCCCTGACCCGGTGAAACTCGTACCACCTCACGTCTTCCACCGCCGGCCTTAACAGCCAGCGGCGCACGGAGGGAGTCACCCGCGGGGAAGTGTTGACATAGCGGTCATACAGGTCCAGTGAGCGGCTGACAATGTTGACACTCTCGGGCAGCACCGGCTTCAGGAAACGCCAGAAACCCGGTGCGCCCGTCAGGCGATACGCTTTCTTGGAAGGCATCTCCTTCCAGCACTTCCATGCCTGCACCAGGACATCAGTCCGGTCCACCGGTGAGCAAACATCTACGGCCACCACCACCGCCGCCCCCGCTTCTGCGGCTGCTGCCAGCGGCACCGGCGAGGTTACCGACCCATCCACCAGTATCCGCCGACCTGACTTGACCGGGCAAAAGATGCCCGGCACCGCGGTGCTGGCCCGTAAGGCCCGGGCCACCGGCCCGGAATTGATGCGCACCTCCTCTCCGGTGGCAATGTCGGCGGCAACCACGATTAAGGTTTTTTCCAGTTGATTAAACTCTCTACCCATGGTCAAAGCGTCAAAATACTTTTCCAACCGGTTGCCGGCAATCACCCCTTGGCGGGGTATAGTCGGGTCTGCCAGGCTAACCAACCGCCGCCATCGGATCTGGAGGGCCATATCTATCAATTCATCGATCCGGTATCCCGAGGCATAGGCGGCACCCACTACTGCTCCCATACTGGTCCCGGCGATAACGTCAATAGGGATGTTCGCCTCCCGGAAAGCCTTGAGCACCCCCAGGTGGGCATAACCCCTGGCGCCGCCGCCCCCTAGGGCCAGGCCGATTCGCGGCCTTTCTTCAACCGTTCGCCTTTCCTCCATATTTCAACGACCTCCAGCGTCTACATCTCACTCAGCATTTGCTCCATTTGGTTCATCAGTCTCATATTCATAGCTGCCAATGTTTCCTGTTCCGGTCGCCGGACCTTTTCCAGCGTCCACGGAGCAGCGATTTGCATGAAGATTTTACTGCGGCGCGGGAAGACGGCACCTACCGGCAGTGCCGTTCTGGTTCCCTTGATCGCCACCGGCAGCACCGGCGCCCCTGTCTTCAGGGCAAGATACGCCCATCCTGTTTGGAATGGACAAAGCTTGTCCGTTTGACAAACCCGGCCCTCAGGGAAAAGCCCGAGGGTACCCCCTCCCTGCAATACCCGTAAGGCTGCCCTCATTCCCGCCAACTCGCTCCTCTCGTTTTGCACCTGGATGGCGCCGATAGCACGCAAAAACGCTCCCACTACCGGCAACCTGAACAAGTAGGCTGCGGAGAGAAACGTGATCCGCCGCGGCCAAAAAGCCGCCAAGAGGAAGCCGTCCAAAAGACTGGTGTGGTTGGCCACCACAATCACCGGGCCTGTGCGGGGGATGTTTTCTTGCCCGGCAATTGCCGGTTTCCCCAAAAACCACAAAAAGTACTTAGAAATCAACTTAGCCAACGTGTAGGTCATCAGGCCATTTCTCACCCGTAAGCAAACCCCAATTTCCCCAACATCCCCGTTTTCCCAACTATAATACGTATGCCGGATTGATGTCAAGATGCCTAACATGCGGTGTGATAAGGAAGTTCTACAATCGGGAGATTAAAGCTGCGGCAGCCTGAAAACCGAGGTTTTGAAGTGTCCACGGAACCGGAGCAACTCCGGCTGCGGGTATCCTGCGATTCTGCAGGGGAGGTGCTTTATATTTTTCCTTCCCTCCGGGCCGGGCTTGGTTGTTGGTAGATTAGCAGCAAATTATTCCGGTTCGAGTATTTGCAGGAACACCTCTACCACCCGGGGGTCGAAGTGCCGGCCGGCCTGCTCCCGCAAGTAGGCCAGCGCCTTCTCTTTCGGCCAGGCGGGGCGGTAGGGGCGATCGCTGGTCAGGGCGTCGTAGGCGTCCACCACCGCGAAGATCCGCGCCGCCAAGGGGATCTCCTCGCCCTTCAGGCCGCGCGGGTATCCCGTGCCGTCCCATTTCTCGTGGTGGCAGTAGGGGATGTCCAGGGCCGGGCGCAGGTAGTCAATGCGCGAGAGCATCTGGTAGGCGTACACCGGGTGCCGGCGCATGATCTCCCATTCTTCGTCCGTCAGCGAGCCGGGCTTGAGGAGGATGGCGTCCGGAATGCCCATCTTGCCAATGTCGTGCAAAAGCGCCCCGCGCCGGATATGGGCCAGCTCTTCGGCGGTAAGGCCCATCTCCCGGGCGATGCGCAGCGTCATCTCGGTGACGCGCCGGCTGTGGCCCTCGGTCTCTTCATCCTTCAGGTCGAGGGCGTACGCCCAGCCCTCGAGGGTGAGGTCGTAGGCCTGGGTCAGCTCAACGTTGGCGCGCTCCAGCCGGTGGAAGAGTTCCGCGTCGTCGATGGCCACGGCCGCCTGGCCGGCCAGGGTCTCCAGGAATTCCAGCCATTCCCCATCGGGCACGGCAGGTTTGCGACGGAAGACCTCCAGCACGCCCTGGACGTGACCCTTGGCAATGAGGGGCACGGCGTAGTAGGCGGCGAAACCTTCCCCGGCGAGAAGGTGCCCCTGGGCCGGATCCGGTTCGGCTTCGCGAAGGTCGGGGAGGAAAAGCGCGCGCCGCTCCAGAGCCGCCCGGCCGGCGTAGCCCTCGTTCAAGCGCAAGCTCAGGTGCTCCGGACTTACGGCGTGAAAACCCCGCCAGGCCTCGTAGCGCAGCGTCCCGGTGTAGGGGTCGCGGCGCAAAATGGCGGCGGCGTCCACGCCCAGTTGGCCGGTGACCTCGTCCAGGATGACCCTGAAGGTGACGCGCAGGTCGAGGCTGCCGGTGATGGCCATATCGATGTTGCGCAGGGCCTGTGTCTGGCGCAGGCGGCGCGCGGCCTCTTCGTACAGCTGCATGCGGCGCAGGGCGTTGCCGACCATCTCGCCGACGGCGGTTAAAAGGTGCATCTCGGCCGGGGTGAAGGTCCGGGCCCCCGGCTCCCGGCGGCTGGCGACGGCCAGCACGCCCAACAGTTCCTCCTCCGATTTCAGCGGCACGAAGGCCGCCGGGCCGATTTCCTTTTCCGCGCCGCCCTCCAGGGGAAGAGCCCGGGCCTCGGCGCCGTAGTCTTCGCTCACGTAGGGCTTTCCGGTATCCAGCACGAGGCCGCACAGTCCCCGGTCCGCCGGGAAGGTCCGGCCGGTGCTGTCC is drawn from Candidatus Desulforudis audaxviator MP104C and contains these coding sequences:
- a CDS encoding NF038143 family protein, with amino-acid sequence MSGKPAAILAYEEQLAKNVALQIRAGQPRPLWQYFVPFKFLFEIFAAKREMSWFSKDFLFVRKLALDAARDIVEGQDRQESLAEVGAAIKDWLSSHALYSEELHQKQAALADLLCTHYSRLLLAEGKDHTFLVRNAYGSRAEYESFLRRLAAAESEIDRVIVAMRGQSAGLQAQMSAKQRAVTTLRAKDTGGFFPQ
- a CDS encoding NF038143 family protein; translation: MASLDAKYDAILAREQQFALTVARKVVDKPELSVWMFLIPIVFIYYIHRYQKFQAGVKLFSKEFVFTKKAALDAAFQITRNGVSKDEALATCCPDEEAGSAADEALATCCSDTALVKEIRRKQFKEVAFLVDHYVRLLTADGDSYQSLVKKAYTRAGYRQFLKQLQQVEKEVNQAAKHAFKETEGFLEFMSKMEVATELLRQEETKKLFNGSNL
- a CDS encoding DUF368 domain-containing protein, with the translated sequence MLLIVFKGMLIGIAALVPGVSGGTLAFVLGIYERLVAALGGLVFNSTRRRKDLVFLLLVLVGAALGILTFARMFHVLLATPLLAQPTYLFFAGLIIGFLPFFLKIHPDMKLTAKRLATLLAGLFLLILFALIGDRAEITQFPETGSGAPAAFTVAGINWPYGLWLLFCGFLAAGSMVAPGFSGSALLISLGEYQNILYFVNEMVLVPLAFFAAGALPGIIIFARIINLLLKNYPTPTFYFILGLVLASLYQLGLEIAAVLNLAGLNLAAGLMALIAGFYVAYLLNRIRHIETKNPPI
- a CDS encoding tyrosine-protein phosphatase; translated protein: MIDLHAHILPGVDDGAVNEAEAVAAARQALAIGIGAIVATPHVIPGVFSNGRRLILERVARLQAVLDAAGLAVRVFPGAEYYLEPELPEKLDRGELLTLNDRGKHVLVELPMVGVPAYADRVLFELLVRGVTPVLAHPERNRELAARPERLYQLVEQGVLVQITAASLVGLFGRDVRAAAELFVRQHWVHFVASDLHGPGARLAALREIQDRLTIFVGNEVMSLLLHENPRRILEGQPVESGTPRELDVRNNWFKRVFQKK
- a CDS encoding nitroreductase family protein, encoding MELVDALRTRRSIRKYREDQIPDQTLRELLELATWAPSGMNSQPWVFAVVQDREYMRRLSDEAKALMLARLKDFPKLERYRRIMTNPDFNIFYNAPTLVLIYGDTGVLTYKYDCSMAALNLMLAAWDRGIGSCWIGFATATCDSPAVKDKLAVPADHQAVAPVILGYPQTVPSWGKRNAPRIVSWLKPKTLGSDHP
- a CDS encoding radical SAM protein; translated protein: MAVLRGGGTCAVCGTKERNVAPALAVCADCIRDRPAQAEAHIHRARTRSRVQLGLPAQPPRDPTGPVCRLCVNECRPGPGQLGYCGLRVNRDGKLVHLAGTAREGVVSWYYDPLPTNCVADWVCAGGTGAGYPKFAHRRGPEYGWYNLAVFLGACSYDCLFCQNRSFQQMAVRAAPRAGARDLAAAVRPDTACICYFGGDPTPQLPYTIAVSEMVRAAHPQRILRICWETNGSMHPGLLERIARTAVETGGCVKFDLKAWDRHLHLALTGVSNERTLANFERAAAHIPRRPDPPPLVAGTLLVPGYVDRREVAALARFIAQLDPNLPYTLLAFHPCHLMRDLPTTARLQAEDCRQAALDAGLTRVRLGNVPLLS
- a CDS encoding response regulator, whose amino-acid sequence is MGTIMSTNGKILLVDDSPLFRAYLKNFINSKYSLEIEEITSTRELSRYLSTFGVDNLLLIIIDLYLPDGNGLEVLHQYREVSGGKEIPFLLVSARIDSSSAALALKTGAKGIIAKPVNLEKLREKVDAILLSEYRLKERASVIEYYDQVKVEVKRAQRAKYPLSLLLAGIFTTETFHALYKESSYHRIIDLKSKYPEKLRGIMRETDSIINLSPSEYFLILPFTDSEGILAVKKKLEKIYCELIPEEERNTLIMVIGTATFPKDSEKPDELISKLEIDFKEQFSAAKRNIVNTQ
- a CDS encoding radical SAM protein; amino-acid sequence: MKKMKKWECNLEFAKRYVSEKALQELLSYLSKDPVTHMERLLGLGKLLARREEHRRNVAVVENAIASNQAMRRLAEGLLKDTHPNVRHRLLYNWFINSTLLGIPLQRRLSEKKGFNVPYLILVDPTSACNLRCEGCWAGAYAMHDELEYERLDSLCSEAKELGIYWIVMSGGEPFLYPRLFDLAAKHSDMAFMLYTNGTRIDDRVADRIVEVGNLSPAFSLEGWEERTDRRRGPGVFKKVVAAMDRLRERGAVFGVSLTATRENVEEITSDGFVDFLVEKGARYGWIFHYIPIGRNPNPDLMLTPEQRAYMATRVPAVRRNKPIMLADFWNDGELTQGCIAGGRRYFHVTASGAVQPCAFVHFSTHDIYHHSLEEVLRSPLFTAFQKRQPFCGDHLRPCPIIDVPSALREIMTESGAKPTHDGAGDVLKEKVGEHLDRRAAAWAAAVAEVRSRQAVKTGS
- a CDS encoding patatin-like phospholipase family protein, which gives rise to MEERRTVEERPRIGLALGGGGARGYAHLGVLKAFREANIPIDVIAGTSMGAVVGAAYASGYRIDELIDMALQIRWRRLVSLADPTIPRQGVIAGNRLEKYFDALTMGREFNQLEKTLIVVAADIATGEEVRINSGPVARALRASTAVPGIFCPVKSGRRILVDGSVTSPVPLAAAAEAGAAVVVAVDVCSPVDRTDVLVQAWKCWKEMPSKKAYRLTGAPGFWRFLKPVLPESVNIVSRSLDLYDRYVNTSPRVTPSVRRWLLRPAVEDVRWYEFHRVRECIQAGEAVGRQAADQIKALLKTEDLAGGAGH
- a CDS encoding lysophospholipid acyltransferase family protein, with product MTYTLAKLISKYFLWFLGKPAIAGQENIPRTGPVIVVANHTSLLDGFLLAAFWPRRITFLSAAYLFRLPVVGAFLRAIGAIQVQNERSELAGMRAALRVLQGGGTLGLFPEGRVCQTDKLCPFQTGWAYLALKTGAPVLPVAIKGTRTALPVGAVFPRRSKIFMQIAAPWTLEKVRRPEQETLAAMNMRLMNQMEQMLSEM